The following are encoded in a window of Doryrhamphus excisus isolate RoL2022-K1 chromosome 16, RoL_Dexc_1.0, whole genome shotgun sequence genomic DNA:
- the als2b gene encoding alsin isoform X1 has protein sequence MESQRRGSGDDGEGERGLLHTWKGYSYSVAPERLPLPQAVLQVALGISHGVLLVEGGQVFTFGSLPWKQTPELTSPNLESALSGQRVVSVAAGSFHSGAVTEDGGVHMWGDNSAGQCGLSGLSSVPNPTPIALVDSDCGVPSQQTVPVLELACGEHHTLALSMKRELWAWGSGPQLGVNASVFPVWKPQKMERLAGRCVLQVACGASHSLAVVRCLSPQDAQRPPADKCGQCKQLLFTMTDKEDHVIISDSHYCPPGLEDEGRLEATPLLKTSPSEPILSSQVPQAPPSPATVQNSDKQESFLSEEGPPATSSKCAPYPDEQAVKDYLQKLLDNTQVEKPPKVTTGGLHTLLPSASGLIGSSSNNTLNNLVASCASAVGEKVASTYEALSIKKMLNLYLPGTSRWGGAGTESAPERVRQEDSAQAKKSSSTGDIREEEAQRTQRRLSLPGLLSQVSPRLIRKVGRSKMATVALTPLATVSAPETQEVLPTLQTEVWSWGHGDQGQLGHGDNLDRSQPLCIKSLNNKEVVRVAAGAQHSLALTAQSQLFSWGSNRHGQLGHMESPSSVPRQAKLSEGIRVWDASAGERHSLLLADGDCVQPIIYYSGEQVKVDAEENGTREEGEEPTESYTQQSVLLPFCMNLGFVSGVFAGGRRCAALSDKNVMGYIAGLHELASAERKFYCKLSNIKTQALRPLLEFGENITDRERYFWFPVTMVTVAKICFLEFLSATLGAVNFGLLQTLASRFCHLCHLTGRHAVRLTAGLRHGRDVKSLPILEHTAIFLDAYTEYWSTLADFQVMGGFLTMTKPLLDFFGKNPELLQRLAETTEENLAMVDIFVALFCLPVHHLREYGRLLLKLATCFEVCSGDYQRLQDSSAKFEALALLLKKRLKEAEYTSLFWKSFPGKMTDSLRKPHRRLICESSNKALTLQNSGRFSVNWFILFNDALVHAQGVAPYKNLFSTHHVFSLATLWVEPISDDSTGIYGLKVITPEEMFTLLASSPMEKTKWIHCINQAVDQALNISEEQKFEPPISRSATYTFYKDGRLKEATYDGRWMAGKPHGRGVLKWPDGRSYTGSFKNGLEDGFGEFVAPNKTLNKTDQYHGHWKDGKMHGVGTYRYANGEIYDGSFRDGLRHGHGMLRSGKLNTSSPSVFIGQWAHDKKTGYGVFDNITKGEKYIGMWQDNQRQGTGIVVTQFGLYYEGSFKDNKMMGTGILLSEDDTTYEGEFSDDWTLNGKGVLTMANGDYLEGSFSGEWGAGPKVTGSYFKPQLADTDVEKMRPVKLGRLCVRAEEKWQAVFDECWTQLGCEAAGQGEHWKAWENIAVALTTSRRHIQDSPELLSQSHNRTLESLEVIPQHGGPITMERYHAIRLYLIKACDTSLHPLGRLVEVLVAVYRMTYVGVGANRRLLPQAVSEIKTYLNRIFQIVRFLFPDLPEEGGVIRDPNADLQGKEDLGLKPENSPMHEVSKENTAMDRYSFLLSHVVSGSGLLLPVLLPRLYPPLFTLYALDKEREDDIYWECVLRLNKQPDLALLAFLGVQQKFWPVSICVSPAPAKKQEVLSSTKDACFASAVETLQQISTTFTPSDKLQVIQLTFEEITKEVQSLLRRDFLWSMDDLFPVFLYVVLRARIRNLGSEVNLIEDLMDPCVQHGEHGIMFTTLKACYYQIQHEKIT, from the exons ATGGAAAGCCAGAGGAGGGG CTCTGGAGATGACGGTGAAGGCGAGAGGGGCCTGCTTCACACCTGGAAGGGTTACTCCTACAGCGTGGCCCCCGAGCGACTGCCGCTCCCCCAGGCTGTTCTCCAGGTGGCTCTGGGCATCAGTCATGGTGTTTTGCTGGTGGAAG GGGGTCAGGTCTTCACTTTCGGATCTTTGCCGTGGAAGCAAACGCCTGAGTTGACGTCGCCCAACTTGGAGAGCGCGCTCAGTGGGCAGCGAGTTGTGTCTGTAGCCGCCGGAAGCTTCCACAGCGGTGCGGTGACGGAAGATGGCGGCGTGCACATGTGGGGCGACAACAGCGCGGGGCAATGCGGTTTATCGGGTCTCAGCTCCGTGCCCAATCCCACTCCCATCGCTCTGGTGGACTCGGACTGCGGAGTTCCCTCGCAGCAGACGGTGCCGGTGTTGGAGCTAGCCTGTGGCGAGCATCACACCCTAGCGCTGTCGATGAAGCGGGAATTGTGGGCGTGGGGAAGCGGTCCCCAGCTGGGCGTCAACGCGAGCGTTTTTCCTGTGTGGAAACCGCAAAAAATGGAGCGCCTGGCCGGCAGGTGTGTGCTTCAGGTAGCCTGCGGCGCCTCGCACAGCCTCGCCGTGGTGCGATGTCTGAGCCCCCAGGATGCCCAGCGGCCCCCGGCTGACAAATGCGGGCAGTGTAAGCAGCTTCTGTTCACCATGACCGACAAAGAAGATCACGTCATCATCTCGGACAGCCACTACTGCCCCCCCGGATTAGAAGACGAGGGGCGGCTTGAAGCAACTCCTTTACTCAAAACTTCCCCGTCAGAACCCATCCTTTCTTCCCAGGTTCCTCAAGCTCCTCCGTCTCCAGCAACTGTTCAAAATTCCGACAAACAAGAGTCATTTTTATCGGAGGAGGGGCCGCCCGCGACAAGTTCCAAATGTGCTCCTTATCCGGATGAGCAGGCGGTCAAAGATTACCTTCAGAAGCTCTTAGATAACACTCAGGTGGAAAAACCCCCAAAGGTGACCACAGGAGGACTCCACACCTTACTG CCGTCAGCATCCGGACTCATCGGAAGTTCCTCCAACAACACGCTCAACAATCTGGTGGCGTCTTGTGCCTCGGCAGTGGGCGAGAAAGTCGCCTCCACGTATGAAGCGTTGTCAATCAAAAAAATGCTCAACCTGTACCTTCCCGGCACGTCGAGGTGGGGCGGAGCGGGCACCGAGAGCGCCCCCGAGCGTGTCCGCCAGGAAGACTCGGCGCAGGCCAAGAAGAGCTCCAGCACGGGAGACATACGCGAAGAGGAGGCGCAGCGCACGCAGCGCCGCCTCTCGCTCCCGGGACTCCTCTCACAGG TGTCCCCACGGCTGATTCGTAAAGTGGGACGTTCCAAGATGGCTACCGTGGCTCTGACACCGTTGGCCACCGTGTCGGCCCCGGAGACCCAGGAAGTGCTGCCCACCCTGCAGACAGAAGTGTGGAGCTGGGGCCACGGCGACCAAGGTCAGCTCGGCCATGGAGACAACCTGGACAG GTCACAGCCGCTCTGCATCAAAAGTCTCAACAACAAGGAAGTGGTACGGGTGGCAGCCGGCGCCCAGCATTCCCTCGCTCTGACTGCGCAGTCGCAG CTGTTCTCGTGGGGCAGTAACAGACACGGTCAGCTGGGCCATATGGAATCACCCAGCAGCGTCCCTCGCCAAGCCAAG CTGTCAGAGGGCATCCGGGTTTGGGACGCGAGTGCCGGAGAGCGCCACAGCCTCCTGCTGGCTGATGGAGACTGCGTCCAGCCCATCATTTATTACAGCGGTGAGCAGGTGAAGGTGGACGCGGAGGAGAACGGCACACGGGAAGAAGGGGAGGAGCCAACCGAGAGCTACACCCAGCAATCCGTGCTGCTTCCCTTCTGTATGAAC TTGGGATTTGTAAGCGGCGTCTTTGCCGGCGGCCGTCGATGCGCCGCACTGTCGGATAAGAACGTAATGGGCTACATCGCCGGGCTCCATGAGTTGGCGTCGGCGGAGAGAAAGTTCTACTGCAAGCTGTCCAATATCAAGACACAAGCGTTACGCCCCCTGCTGGAGTTCGGTGAGAACATCACAGACCGGGAAAGATATTTTTGGTTTCCCGTCACCATGGTAACAgtagcaaaaatatgttttctagAATTTTTAAGCGCTACCCTCGGTGCGGTCAACTTCGGGCTCCTGCAGACGCTCGCCAGTCGATTCTGTCACTTGTGTCACCTGACCGGACGGCACGCGGTCAGACTCACCGCCGGACTGCGACACGGCCGCGATGTTAAAAGCCTGCCTATCCTTGAGCACACCGCCATCTTTCTGGACGCTTACACTGA GTATTGGAGCACCTTGGCCGACTTCCAGGTGATGGGAGGATTCCTGACCATGACCAAACCTTTGCT agaTTTTTTCGGAAAGAATCCCGAGCTGCTCCAGAGGTTAGCTGAGACCACCGAGGAGAACCTCGCTATGGTGGACATCTTTGTGGCGCTCTTCTGCCTCCCTGTGCATCATCTTCGCGAGTACGGGCGATTGCTGCTCAAACTGGCTACTTGCTTTGAAGTG TGCTCCGGCGATTACCAGCGTTTGCAGGACAGCAGCGCCAAGTTTGAAGCTTTGGCTCTTCTGCTGAAGAAGAGATTAAAGGAAGCCGAGTACACTTCACTTTTCTGGAAGAGCTTCCCCGGCAAGATGACG GACTCGCTACGGAAGCCTCACCGCCGCCTCATCTGCGAGAGCAGCAACAAAGCTCTGACGTTGCAGAACTCGGGGAGGTTCTCCGTCAACTGGTTCATCCTTTTTAACGACGCTCTCGTCCACGCACAG GGCGTGGCGCCTTATAAAAACCTT TTCTCCACGCATCACGTCTTCTCCTTGGCTACGCTGTGGGTGGAGCCAATTTCGGATGACAGCACCGGCAT CTACGGGCTGAAGGTCATCACACCAGAGGAGATGTTCACCCTGCTGGCCAGCTCCCCTATGGAGAAG ACCAAGTGGATCCACTGCATTAACCAGGCGGTGGATCAAGCCCTGAATATTAGCGAAGAACAAAAGTTTGAGCCCCCCATCTCTCGGAGCGCCACTTACACGTTTTACAAAGACGGACGGCTGAAAGAAGCAACCTACGACGGACGCTGGATGGCCGGGAAGCCGCACGGCAG GGGCGTGTTAAAGTGGCCCGATGGGAGGAGTTACACGGGGTCATTCAAGAACGGGCTGGAGGACGG TTTCGGTGAATTTGTGGCTCCGAATAAGACCCTGAACAAGACGGACCAATATCACGGCCACTGGAAGGATGGCAAAATGCATGGCGTGGGGACCTACAG ATACGCCAACGGCGAGATCTACGACGGTTCCTTCCGGGACGGTTTGCGGCACGGCCACGGGATGTTGCGCAGCGGCAAGCTCAACACCTCCTCCCCCAGCGTCTTCATCGGCCAGTGGGCGCACGACAAGAAGACGGGCTACGGCGTCTTTGACAACATCACCAA AGGGGAGAAGTACATCGGCATGTGGCAGGACAACCAGCGACAAGGAACCGGGATTGTGGTGACGCAGTTCGGACTTTACTACGAAGGATCCTTCAAAGACAATAAGATGATG GGCACTGGGATCCTGCTGTCAGAGGACGACACCACATACGAGGGCGAGTTCTCCGACGACTGGACCCTCAACGGCAAG GGTGTGCTGACGATGGCGAATGGCGACTACCTGGAGGGTTCCTTCAGCGGCGAATGGGGCGCCGGCCCAAAAGTGACCGGCTCCTACTTTAAGCCACAACTAGCTGATACCGACGTGGAGAAAATGCGTCCGGT gaagcTGGGGCGACTGTGTGTGCGTGCCGAGGAGAAGTGGCAGGCGGTGTTTGACGAGTGTTGGACTCAGCTGGGCTGCGAGGCCGCCGGCCAGGGAGAGCACTGGAAGGCGTGGGAGAACATTGCGGTGGCGCTCACCACAAGCCGGCGCCACATCCAggacag TCCGGAGCTCCTGTCTCAAAGTCACAACAGAACTCTGGAGAGCCTGGAGGTCATCCCTCAACATGGAGGCCCCATCACCATGGAGAGATATCACGCCATCCGTCTTTACCTCATCAAG GCATGTGACACCTCGCTGCACCCACTCGGCCGCCTGGTGGAGGTGCTGGTGGCGGTCTACAGGATGACATACGTGGGCGTCGGAGCCAACCGCCGGCTCCTCCCGCAGGCCGTCAGCGAGATCAAAACTTACCTCAACCGCATCTTCCAGATCGTCAG GTTTCTGTTCCCGGACCTGCCGGAAGAGGGCGGTGTCATTCGAGATCCCAACGCCGACCTCCAAGGCAAAGAGGACTTGGGATTGAAACCGGAAAACTCACCCATGCATGAAGTCTCCAAGGAGAACACGGCGATGGATCGGTACTCTTTCCTCCTCAGCCACGTGGTGAGCGGATCGGGTCTGCTGCTTCCTGTCCTGCTGCCCCGCCTCTACCCTCCGCTCTTCACGTTATACGCTCTGGACAAGGAGCGAGAAGATGACATCTACTGGGAGTGCGTTCTCCGTCTCAACAAGCAGCCTGATCTGGCTCTGCTGGCCTTTCTGGGCGTCCAGCA GAAGTTCTGGCCCGTTTCCATCTGCGTGTCACCAGCACCAGCCAAGAAGCAGGAG GTTCTGTCCAGCACCAAGGACGCCTGCTTTGCCTCGGCGGTGGAAACCCTGCAGCAGATCAG CACAACGTTCACACCATCGGATAAGTTGCAGGTGATCCAGCTGACCTTTGAGGAGATCACGAAGGAAGTCCAGTCGCTGCTGAGGCGGGATTTCCTGTGGTCCATGGACGACCTCTTCCCTGTTTTTCTCTACGTGGTTCTCCGTGCTCG AATCAGGAACCTCGGCTCAGAAGTCAACTTAATTGAAGACCTGATGGATCCATGCGTGCAGCATGGAGAACATGGAATTATGTTCACCACTCTAAAG GCCTGCTACTACCAGATCCAGCATGAGAAGATCACTTAA
- the als2b gene encoding alsin isoform X4 has translation MESQRRGSGDDGEGERGLLHTWKGYSYSVAPERLPLPQAVLQVALGISHGVLLVEGGQVFTFGSLPWKQTPELTSPNLESALSGQRVVSVAAGSFHSGAVTEDGGVHMWGDNSAGQCGLSGLSSVPNPTPIALVDSDCGVPSQQTVPVLELACGEHHTLALSMKRELWAWGSGPQLGVNASVFPVWKPQKMERLAGRCVLQVACGASHSLAVVRCLSPQDAQRPPADKCGQCKQLLFTMTDKEDHVIISDSHYCPPGLEDEGRLEATPLLKTSPSEPILSSQVPQAPPSPATVQNSDKQESFLSEEGPPATSSKCAPYPDEQAVKDYLQKLLDNTQVEKPPKVTTGGLHTLLPSASGLIGSSSNNTLNNLVASCASAVGEKVASTYEALSIKKMLNLYLPGTSRWGGAGTESAPERVRQEDSAQAKKSSSTGDIREEEAQRTQRRLSLPGLLSQVSPRLIRKVGRSKMATVALTPLATVSAPETQEVLPTLQTEVWSWGHGDQGQLGHGDNLDRSQPLCIKSLNNKEVVRVAAGAQHSLALTAQSQLFSWGSNRHGQLGHMESPSSVPRQAKLSEGIRVWDASAGERHSLLLADGDCVQPIIYYSGEQVKVDAEENGTREEGEEPTESYTQQSVLLPFCMNLGFVSGVFAGGRRCAALSDKNVMGYIAGLHELASAERKFYCKLSNIKTQALRPLLEFEFLSATLGAVNFGLLQTLASRFCHLCHLTGRHAVRLTAGLRHGRDVKSLPILEHTAIFLDAYTEYWSTLADFQVMGGFLTMTKPLLDFFGKNPELLQRLAETTEENLAMVDIFVALFCLPVHHLREYGRLLLKLATCFEVCSGDYQRLQDSSAKFEALALLLKKRLKEAEYTSLFWKSFPGKMTDSLRKPHRRLICESSNKALTLQNSGRFSVNWFILFNDALVHAQFSTHHVFSLATLWVEPISDDSTGIYGLKVITPEEMFTLLASSPMEKTKWIHCINQAVDQALNISEEQKFEPPISRSATYTFYKDGRLKEATYDGRWMAGKPHGRGVLKWPDGRSYTGSFKNGLEDGFGEFVAPNKTLNKTDQYHGHWKDGKMHGVGTYRYANGEIYDGSFRDGLRHGHGMLRSGKLNTSSPSVFIGQWAHDKKTGYGVFDNITKGEKYIGMWQDNQRQGTGIVVTQFGLYYEGSFKDNKMMGTGILLSEDDTTYEGEFSDDWTLNGKGVLTMANGDYLEGSFSGEWGAGPKVTGSYFKPQLADTDVEKMRPVKLGRLCVRAEEKWQAVFDECWTQLGCEAAGQGEHWKAWENIAVALTTSRRHIQDSPELLSQSHNRTLESLEVIPQHGGPITMERYHAIRLYLIKACDTSLHPLGRLVEVLVAVYRMTYVGVGANRRLLPQAVSEIKTYLNRIFQIVRFLFPDLPEEGGVIRDPNADLQGKEDLGLKPENSPMHEVSKENTAMDRYSFLLSHVVSGSGLLLPVLLPRLYPPLFTLYALDKEREDDIYWECVLRLNKQPDLALLAFLGVQQKFWPVSICVSPAPAKKQEVLSSTKDACFASAVETLQQISTTFTPSDKLQVIQLTFEEITKEVQSLLRRDFLWSMDDLFPVFLYVVLRARIRNLGSEVNLIEDLMDPCVQHGEHGIMFTTLKACYYQIQHEKIT, from the exons ATGGAAAGCCAGAGGAGGGG CTCTGGAGATGACGGTGAAGGCGAGAGGGGCCTGCTTCACACCTGGAAGGGTTACTCCTACAGCGTGGCCCCCGAGCGACTGCCGCTCCCCCAGGCTGTTCTCCAGGTGGCTCTGGGCATCAGTCATGGTGTTTTGCTGGTGGAAG GGGGTCAGGTCTTCACTTTCGGATCTTTGCCGTGGAAGCAAACGCCTGAGTTGACGTCGCCCAACTTGGAGAGCGCGCTCAGTGGGCAGCGAGTTGTGTCTGTAGCCGCCGGAAGCTTCCACAGCGGTGCGGTGACGGAAGATGGCGGCGTGCACATGTGGGGCGACAACAGCGCGGGGCAATGCGGTTTATCGGGTCTCAGCTCCGTGCCCAATCCCACTCCCATCGCTCTGGTGGACTCGGACTGCGGAGTTCCCTCGCAGCAGACGGTGCCGGTGTTGGAGCTAGCCTGTGGCGAGCATCACACCCTAGCGCTGTCGATGAAGCGGGAATTGTGGGCGTGGGGAAGCGGTCCCCAGCTGGGCGTCAACGCGAGCGTTTTTCCTGTGTGGAAACCGCAAAAAATGGAGCGCCTGGCCGGCAGGTGTGTGCTTCAGGTAGCCTGCGGCGCCTCGCACAGCCTCGCCGTGGTGCGATGTCTGAGCCCCCAGGATGCCCAGCGGCCCCCGGCTGACAAATGCGGGCAGTGTAAGCAGCTTCTGTTCACCATGACCGACAAAGAAGATCACGTCATCATCTCGGACAGCCACTACTGCCCCCCCGGATTAGAAGACGAGGGGCGGCTTGAAGCAACTCCTTTACTCAAAACTTCCCCGTCAGAACCCATCCTTTCTTCCCAGGTTCCTCAAGCTCCTCCGTCTCCAGCAACTGTTCAAAATTCCGACAAACAAGAGTCATTTTTATCGGAGGAGGGGCCGCCCGCGACAAGTTCCAAATGTGCTCCTTATCCGGATGAGCAGGCGGTCAAAGATTACCTTCAGAAGCTCTTAGATAACACTCAGGTGGAAAAACCCCCAAAGGTGACCACAGGAGGACTCCACACCTTACTG CCGTCAGCATCCGGACTCATCGGAAGTTCCTCCAACAACACGCTCAACAATCTGGTGGCGTCTTGTGCCTCGGCAGTGGGCGAGAAAGTCGCCTCCACGTATGAAGCGTTGTCAATCAAAAAAATGCTCAACCTGTACCTTCCCGGCACGTCGAGGTGGGGCGGAGCGGGCACCGAGAGCGCCCCCGAGCGTGTCCGCCAGGAAGACTCGGCGCAGGCCAAGAAGAGCTCCAGCACGGGAGACATACGCGAAGAGGAGGCGCAGCGCACGCAGCGCCGCCTCTCGCTCCCGGGACTCCTCTCACAGG TGTCCCCACGGCTGATTCGTAAAGTGGGACGTTCCAAGATGGCTACCGTGGCTCTGACACCGTTGGCCACCGTGTCGGCCCCGGAGACCCAGGAAGTGCTGCCCACCCTGCAGACAGAAGTGTGGAGCTGGGGCCACGGCGACCAAGGTCAGCTCGGCCATGGAGACAACCTGGACAG GTCACAGCCGCTCTGCATCAAAAGTCTCAACAACAAGGAAGTGGTACGGGTGGCAGCCGGCGCCCAGCATTCCCTCGCTCTGACTGCGCAGTCGCAG CTGTTCTCGTGGGGCAGTAACAGACACGGTCAGCTGGGCCATATGGAATCACCCAGCAGCGTCCCTCGCCAAGCCAAG CTGTCAGAGGGCATCCGGGTTTGGGACGCGAGTGCCGGAGAGCGCCACAGCCTCCTGCTGGCTGATGGAGACTGCGTCCAGCCCATCATTTATTACAGCGGTGAGCAGGTGAAGGTGGACGCGGAGGAGAACGGCACACGGGAAGAAGGGGAGGAGCCAACCGAGAGCTACACCCAGCAATCCGTGCTGCTTCCCTTCTGTATGAAC TTGGGATTTGTAAGCGGCGTCTTTGCCGGCGGCCGTCGATGCGCCGCACTGTCGGATAAGAACGTAATGGGCTACATCGCCGGGCTCCATGAGTTGGCGTCGGCGGAGAGAAAGTTCTACTGCAAGCTGTCCAATATCAAGACACAAGCGTTACGCCCCCTGCTGGAGTTCG AATTTTTAAGCGCTACCCTCGGTGCGGTCAACTTCGGGCTCCTGCAGACGCTCGCCAGTCGATTCTGTCACTTGTGTCACCTGACCGGACGGCACGCGGTCAGACTCACCGCCGGACTGCGACACGGCCGCGATGTTAAAAGCCTGCCTATCCTTGAGCACACCGCCATCTTTCTGGACGCTTACACTGA GTATTGGAGCACCTTGGCCGACTTCCAGGTGATGGGAGGATTCCTGACCATGACCAAACCTTTGCT agaTTTTTTCGGAAAGAATCCCGAGCTGCTCCAGAGGTTAGCTGAGACCACCGAGGAGAACCTCGCTATGGTGGACATCTTTGTGGCGCTCTTCTGCCTCCCTGTGCATCATCTTCGCGAGTACGGGCGATTGCTGCTCAAACTGGCTACTTGCTTTGAAGTG TGCTCCGGCGATTACCAGCGTTTGCAGGACAGCAGCGCCAAGTTTGAAGCTTTGGCTCTTCTGCTGAAGAAGAGATTAAAGGAAGCCGAGTACACTTCACTTTTCTGGAAGAGCTTCCCCGGCAAGATGACG GACTCGCTACGGAAGCCTCACCGCCGCCTCATCTGCGAGAGCAGCAACAAAGCTCTGACGTTGCAGAACTCGGGGAGGTTCTCCGTCAACTGGTTCATCCTTTTTAACGACGCTCTCGTCCACGCACAG TTCTCCACGCATCACGTCTTCTCCTTGGCTACGCTGTGGGTGGAGCCAATTTCGGATGACAGCACCGGCAT CTACGGGCTGAAGGTCATCACACCAGAGGAGATGTTCACCCTGCTGGCCAGCTCCCCTATGGAGAAG ACCAAGTGGATCCACTGCATTAACCAGGCGGTGGATCAAGCCCTGAATATTAGCGAAGAACAAAAGTTTGAGCCCCCCATCTCTCGGAGCGCCACTTACACGTTTTACAAAGACGGACGGCTGAAAGAAGCAACCTACGACGGACGCTGGATGGCCGGGAAGCCGCACGGCAG GGGCGTGTTAAAGTGGCCCGATGGGAGGAGTTACACGGGGTCATTCAAGAACGGGCTGGAGGACGG TTTCGGTGAATTTGTGGCTCCGAATAAGACCCTGAACAAGACGGACCAATATCACGGCCACTGGAAGGATGGCAAAATGCATGGCGTGGGGACCTACAG ATACGCCAACGGCGAGATCTACGACGGTTCCTTCCGGGACGGTTTGCGGCACGGCCACGGGATGTTGCGCAGCGGCAAGCTCAACACCTCCTCCCCCAGCGTCTTCATCGGCCAGTGGGCGCACGACAAGAAGACGGGCTACGGCGTCTTTGACAACATCACCAA AGGGGAGAAGTACATCGGCATGTGGCAGGACAACCAGCGACAAGGAACCGGGATTGTGGTGACGCAGTTCGGACTTTACTACGAAGGATCCTTCAAAGACAATAAGATGATG GGCACTGGGATCCTGCTGTCAGAGGACGACACCACATACGAGGGCGAGTTCTCCGACGACTGGACCCTCAACGGCAAG GGTGTGCTGACGATGGCGAATGGCGACTACCTGGAGGGTTCCTTCAGCGGCGAATGGGGCGCCGGCCCAAAAGTGACCGGCTCCTACTTTAAGCCACAACTAGCTGATACCGACGTGGAGAAAATGCGTCCGGT gaagcTGGGGCGACTGTGTGTGCGTGCCGAGGAGAAGTGGCAGGCGGTGTTTGACGAGTGTTGGACTCAGCTGGGCTGCGAGGCCGCCGGCCAGGGAGAGCACTGGAAGGCGTGGGAGAACATTGCGGTGGCGCTCACCACAAGCCGGCGCCACATCCAggacag TCCGGAGCTCCTGTCTCAAAGTCACAACAGAACTCTGGAGAGCCTGGAGGTCATCCCTCAACATGGAGGCCCCATCACCATGGAGAGATATCACGCCATCCGTCTTTACCTCATCAAG GCATGTGACACCTCGCTGCACCCACTCGGCCGCCTGGTGGAGGTGCTGGTGGCGGTCTACAGGATGACATACGTGGGCGTCGGAGCCAACCGCCGGCTCCTCCCGCAGGCCGTCAGCGAGATCAAAACTTACCTCAACCGCATCTTCCAGATCGTCAG GTTTCTGTTCCCGGACCTGCCGGAAGAGGGCGGTGTCATTCGAGATCCCAACGCCGACCTCCAAGGCAAAGAGGACTTGGGATTGAAACCGGAAAACTCACCCATGCATGAAGTCTCCAAGGAGAACACGGCGATGGATCGGTACTCTTTCCTCCTCAGCCACGTGGTGAGCGGATCGGGTCTGCTGCTTCCTGTCCTGCTGCCCCGCCTCTACCCTCCGCTCTTCACGTTATACGCTCTGGACAAGGAGCGAGAAGATGACATCTACTGGGAGTGCGTTCTCCGTCTCAACAAGCAGCCTGATCTGGCTCTGCTGGCCTTTCTGGGCGTCCAGCA GAAGTTCTGGCCCGTTTCCATCTGCGTGTCACCAGCACCAGCCAAGAAGCAGGAG GTTCTGTCCAGCACCAAGGACGCCTGCTTTGCCTCGGCGGTGGAAACCCTGCAGCAGATCAG CACAACGTTCACACCATCGGATAAGTTGCAGGTGATCCAGCTGACCTTTGAGGAGATCACGAAGGAAGTCCAGTCGCTGCTGAGGCGGGATTTCCTGTGGTCCATGGACGACCTCTTCCCTGTTTTTCTCTACGTGGTTCTCCGTGCTCG AATCAGGAACCTCGGCTCAGAAGTCAACTTAATTGAAGACCTGATGGATCCATGCGTGCAGCATGGAGAACATGGAATTATGTTCACCACTCTAAAG GCCTGCTACTACCAGATCCAGCATGAGAAGATCACTTAA